The following are encoded together in the Rhizobium sp. SSA_523 genome:
- a CDS encoding TIM barrel protein gives MTRSNPLGINLSFCVKRWVTPQLWAGIVRDQLDLDLVQFSFDLVDPMWPNAILSRHACDIAKVTQDHGITIHSAFIGLAHYTFNQLLHPDEAVRDYAEFWLERAYGFAAEAGIQGVGGPLGAIASRLDGTEAEALDQRDYEGLIERMLRLGRKARAAGLRELYVEPTPMRREWPWTIQQSRQMMDDLQASDTPWRLCVDWGHGTVLPLYGMPEGPLSGPGADPMEPWFAQLHDVIAAVHIQQTDFQSDCHWDFTVPGRVDPGQARSLLARTGLAQSPVLLEVFYPFERDSRSILDALKASALSLKQAFA, from the coding sequence ATGACCAGGTCCAATCCGCTCGGCATCAACCTCTCCTTCTGCGTCAAGCGCTGGGTCACGCCGCAACTCTGGGCCGGCATCGTGCGGGATCAGCTGGATCTGGATCTTGTGCAATTCTCCTTCGACCTCGTCGATCCCATGTGGCCGAATGCCATCTTGAGCCGTCATGCGTGCGACATCGCGAAGGTCACGCAGGATCACGGCATCACCATTCACAGCGCGTTCATCGGGCTTGCGCATTACACGTTCAACCAGCTGCTCCATCCCGATGAAGCGGTGCGCGATTATGCCGAATTCTGGCTGGAGCGTGCCTATGGCTTTGCCGCCGAGGCGGGGATCCAGGGTGTCGGCGGCCCGCTCGGGGCAATTGCCTCCCGGCTTGACGGGACGGAGGCGGAGGCTCTTGACCAGCGCGATTACGAGGGCCTGATCGAACGCATGCTGCGCCTCGGTCGCAAGGCCCGGGCTGCAGGCTTGAGGGAACTCTATGTCGAGCCGACGCCGATGCGACGGGAGTGGCCCTGGACCATCCAGCAGTCGCGCCAGATGATGGACGACCTGCAGGCAAGCGACACGCCCTGGCGGCTGTGTGTCGATTGGGGGCATGGCACCGTCCTGCCGCTCTATGGGATGCCCGAGGGACCTCTCTCGGGGCCAGGTGCCGATCCGATGGAGCCGTGGTTTGCGCAACTGCATGACGTGATCGCGGCCGTGCATATCCAGCAGACGGATTTCCAATCGGATTGCCACTGGGATTTCACCGTTCCCGGTCGGGTCGATCCGGGCCAGGCACGCTCGCTCCTCGCGCGCACAGGGCTTGCGCAATCACCGGTATTGCTCGAAGTGTTCTATCCCTTCGAACGGGACAGCAGGTCCATACTGGATGCATTGAAGGCATCGGCTCTGTCGCTCAAGCAGGCCTTTGCCTGA
- a CDS encoding aliphatic sulfonate ABC transporter substrate-binding protein — MKTTAAMTAASTFAIGGRALAQSADMTIGYIADFPNASVLAIAQEQKLWEAEGITPSVKVFTNGPIQIQAMGAGSLNFGTIGPGALWLPASGKAKVIGVNDIGFSDRVIAQAGINSITDLKGKKVGVPQGTSGDMILRMALTKAGMSIKDIEVVPMDPSTVVAAFTSKQIDAAGIWYPLIDTIKPRVPDMKELASNQDFYPQTSFINTFVARNEIVAEKPDVVKSFLRVMKKAMDYRAANLDRSIEITTHFLNAPAEVTAKVARSRKILTSQELDSFTKDGTVNNWLTDFNKMFQEFGTVKEPLSPKDYYTADLFTSA; from the coding sequence ATGAAGACGACGGCGGCCATGACGGCCGCAAGCACCTTTGCCATTGGCGGGCGGGCGCTGGCACAATCCGCTGATATGACGATCGGCTACATTGCCGACTTCCCGAATGCCAGCGTGCTGGCCATCGCGCAGGAGCAGAAGCTCTGGGAGGCGGAAGGCATTACCCCTTCCGTCAAGGTCTTCACCAACGGGCCGATCCAGATCCAGGCCATGGGCGCTGGAAGTCTGAACTTCGGCACGATCGGCCCCGGCGCCCTCTGGCTCCCGGCCAGCGGCAAGGCGAAGGTGATCGGCGTCAACGACATCGGCTTTTCTGACCGGGTGATCGCGCAGGCCGGCATCAATTCCATCACGGACCTCAAGGGCAAGAAGGTCGGCGTTCCGCAAGGCACATCCGGTGACATGATCTTGCGCATGGCGCTGACCAAAGCCGGCATGTCGATCAAGGATATCGAAGTGGTGCCGATGGATCCGTCCACCGTGGTTGCCGCCTTCACGTCCAAGCAGATCGATGCCGCGGGAATCTGGTACCCGCTGATCGACACGATCAAGCCGCGCGTGCCGGACATGAAGGAGCTTGCCTCCAACCAGGATTTCTATCCGCAGACCTCGTTCATCAATACGTTCGTGGCGCGGAACGAGATCGTGGCGGAAAAGCCCGATGTGGTGAAGTCCTTCCTGCGGGTCATGAAGAAGGCCATGGATTACCGGGCCGCCAATCTCGATCGGTCGATCGAGATCACCACCCACTTCCTGAATGCGCCGGCCGAAGTGACGGCAAAGGTTGCCCGAAGCCGCAAGATCCTCACATCGCAGGAGCTCGACAGTTTCACCAAGGATGGCACGGTGAACAACTGGCTGACCGACTTCAACAAGATGTTCCAGGAATTCGGGACGGTGAAGGAGCCTCTCTCGCCGAAGGATTATTATACGGCGGACCTGTTCACCAGCGCCTGA
- a CDS encoding carbohydrate ABC transporter permease — MRRTSSRFLHALGLTAVILFTLFPFYWMVSASFKTQADILASPPVWLFAPTLDHYREIFADSKVLGAVGNSLIIATATTALAVLLGAPAAFALARYEFRGKSDLWFWFISNRMTSPIVLALPVYILALQLRMLDTHLVLILIYLTFNLPIVVWICTDQFKSIPPDLEQAARLDGADQFMIFRKIYLPLGAPGIAVSAIFSFIFSWNELLYALVLTRRDVQTAPVVATSFMSGYELPWGKIMATGTVIVLPVTIFALIVSRHMVRGLTMGATK; from the coding sequence ATGCGTCGCACCTCGAGCCGATTCCTGCACGCGCTGGGTCTGACAGCCGTCATCCTTTTCACTCTGTTTCCGTTCTACTGGATGGTCTCGGCGAGCTTCAAAACCCAGGCTGATATTCTGGCCTCTCCGCCTGTCTGGCTATTTGCGCCGACGCTTGACCATTACCGCGAGATCTTTGCCGATTCCAAGGTTCTCGGTGCTGTCGGCAATTCGCTGATCATCGCCACGGCCACCACGGCTCTTGCCGTTCTCCTCGGGGCTCCGGCGGCCTTCGCTTTGGCGCGCTACGAGTTTCGCGGCAAGTCCGACCTGTGGTTCTGGTTCATCTCCAACCGCATGACGAGCCCGATCGTCCTCGCTTTGCCTGTCTATATCCTGGCGCTGCAATTGCGCATGCTCGATACGCATCTCGTGCTCATTCTGATCTACCTGACCTTCAACCTGCCGATCGTCGTGTGGATCTGCACGGACCAGTTCAAGTCCATTCCGCCGGATCTTGAACAGGCGGCGCGGCTGGATGGGGCCGACCAGTTCATGATCTTCCGCAAGATCTACTTGCCGCTCGGCGCCCCCGGCATCGCCGTCTCGGCCATCTTCTCCTTCATCTTCTCATGGAACGAGCTTCTTTATGCGCTGGTGCTGACAAGACGCGATGTGCAGACCGCGCCGGTGGTCGCCACCTCCTTCATGTCCGGTTACGAACTGCCCTGGGGCAAGATCATGGCGACCGGGACCGTTATCGTGCTGCCCGTCACGATCTTCGCCCTGATCGTCTCGCGTCACATGGTGCGCGGCCTGACCATGGGTGCAACGAAATGA
- a CDS encoding SIS domain-containing protein — translation MLHLHEKALAELATCLGHIGQAGFQEAVAEIAEARRIALYGVGREGLQIKGLAMRLFHLGLQSAVVGDMTTPPLSAGDLLIVSAGPGDFSTVSALIGVARQAGARVLVVTAQPDGAAARKADRVLCIPAQTMADDWQGAGSVLPMGSLYEGALYLTFELMILALRERLDIAPERMRANHTNLE, via the coding sequence ATGCTTCATCTTCATGAGAAAGCGCTGGCCGAACTTGCGACTTGCCTCGGCCACATCGGCCAGGCAGGGTTCCAAGAGGCCGTCGCAGAGATTGCGGAGGCCCGCCGAATCGCACTTTACGGCGTCGGGCGCGAGGGCCTGCAGATCAAGGGACTGGCCATGCGCCTCTTTCATCTGGGCCTCCAGTCGGCGGTGGTCGGTGACATGACGACGCCGCCGCTATCCGCCGGCGATCTTCTGATCGTCTCGGCGGGACCGGGGGATTTCTCCACCGTGTCGGCGCTGATCGGCGTGGCGCGCCAGGCCGGTGCGCGGGTGCTGGTGGTTACCGCGCAGCCGGACGGAGCCGCGGCCCGGAAGGCGGATCGGGTCCTCTGTATCCCCGCGCAGACCATGGCGGATGATTGGCAGGGCGCGGGCTCGGTGCTGCCCATGGGATCGCTCTATGAGGGCGCGCTGTATCTCACCTTCGAACTGATGATCCTGGCCTTGAGAGAACGATTGGACATCGCTCCGGAGCGCATGCGCGCCAATCACACCAATCTGGAATGA
- a CDS encoding tyrosine-type recombinase/integrase — MSPDTGRRAEALDTIAAVLPVERRDELAKLLTDQDIETLRHLVNEGMGANTLRALTSDLAYLQAWCLAATGSPLPWPAPEALLLKFVAHHLWNPQERLVQAQHGMPAEVEDILRSRGFLRALGPHAPDTVRRRLASLSTLTKWRGMTGAFGSPALRSAIRLAIRATPRMRKRKSAKAVTGDVLSRLLATCRSDSLRDRRDRAILMVAFASGGRRRSEIAGLRIEQIRLEDPITSEDGRSLPSLAIHLGRTKTSGSQSDELVYLTGRPVDALNEWLKAARITSGSVFRAIDRWGNLSRRALEPKSINDMIKQRAVLAGLDPKDYSAHGLRSGFLTEAANRGIPLPEAMEQSRHRSLQQASSYYNNAQRRSGRASRLLD; from the coding sequence ATGTCCCCAGACACAGGCAGGCGCGCCGAAGCGCTTGACACCATTGCCGCCGTACTCCCTGTCGAAAGACGGGACGAACTGGCCAAACTCCTGACGGATCAGGATATCGAGACCCTGCGCCATCTGGTGAACGAAGGCATGGGTGCCAATACCTTGCGGGCACTCACTTCAGACCTGGCTTACCTGCAGGCCTGGTGCCTGGCGGCGACGGGATCTCCCCTGCCCTGGCCGGCACCGGAAGCGCTCTTGTTGAAATTCGTGGCGCACCACCTCTGGAACCCGCAGGAACGGCTCGTGCAGGCGCAGCACGGCATGCCGGCGGAGGTCGAGGACATATTGCGCTCGCGGGGCTTTCTCAGGGCATTGGGCCCGCATGCGCCGGACACCGTCCGCCGCCGGCTTGCGAGCCTCTCCACGCTCACCAAATGGCGTGGCATGACCGGCGCCTTCGGCTCGCCGGCCCTTCGATCGGCCATCCGGCTCGCTATCCGCGCGACACCGCGGATGCGAAAGCGCAAGAGTGCGAAGGCCGTGACCGGGGATGTCCTGTCGCGCCTGCTCGCGACCTGCCGGAGCGACAGCCTGCGCGACAGGCGGGACAGGGCCATTCTGATGGTCGCTTTCGCCTCCGGCGGCCGGCGGCGCAGCGAAATCGCCGGCCTGCGCATCGAACAGATCAGGCTGGAGGATCCGATCACAAGCGAGGACGGCAGATCGCTTCCCTCGCTCGCCATTCATCTTGGCCGCACGAAAACCAGTGGATCGCAGAGCGACGAACTCGTCTATCTCACCGGCAGGCCTGTCGACGCGCTCAATGAGTGGCTCAAGGCGGCGCGGATCACCTCCGGCAGCGTGTTCCGCGCCATCGATCGCTGGGGCAATCTCTCCCGGCGCGCGCTGGAACCGAAATCGATCAATGACATGATCAAGCAGCGGGCGGTGCTGGCAGGGCTTGATCCAAAGGACTATTCGGCGCACGGGCTGCGATCGGGCTTCCTCACCGAAGCCGCCAATCGCGGCATTCCGCTGCCCGAAGCGATGGAGCAATCCCGCCATCGCTCGCTCCAGCAGGCATCCAGCTACTACAACAATGCGCAAAGGCGCAGCGGACGTGCCTCGCGGCTCCTCGACTGA
- a CDS encoding carbohydrate ABC transporter permease has protein sequence MPEAAQRPNRGYGRWTPLWFLAPAVVTLFLIGIYPTLFALVTSFRRYNIARPREGFPFIGLDNYTSVLTDSTFWASLFLTAKFYVTVLPIQIALGLAIALLLHETGMGLFKSLARVTLVVPLATTYAVVGLIGRLIFNRDFGVATWFLATLGLGPVDWLGSQAGAFAAISIMDIWQWTPFCALIFLAGLSMVPGEIEEAARLETSSKWALLKHVQLPYLLPGLTALLILRSADVLKLFDMVFVMTRGGPGSATDLVSVYIQRVGFRVFDLGTASAQAILLLIITIVLSRLYIRVLYKEVQ, from the coding sequence ATGCCTGAAGCAGCTCAAAGGCCCAATCGCGGCTACGGACGCTGGACGCCGCTCTGGTTCCTGGCACCGGCCGTCGTGACCCTGTTTCTCATCGGCATCTATCCGACGCTGTTTGCACTGGTCACCTCGTTCAGGCGCTACAATATCGCCCGGCCGCGCGAGGGCTTTCCCTTCATCGGCCTGGACAATTACACCTCCGTCCTGACGGACAGCACCTTCTGGGCCTCGCTGTTCCTGACCGCAAAATTCTATGTCACGGTCCTGCCGATCCAGATTGCCTTGGGTCTGGCGATAGCCCTGCTGTTGCACGAAACCGGCATGGGCTTGTTCAAATCTCTGGCCCGCGTCACCCTTGTGGTGCCGCTTGCCACCACCTATGCGGTCGTCGGCCTGATCGGGCGGCTCATCTTCAATCGCGATTTCGGCGTGGCGACCTGGTTTCTCGCCACGCTCGGTCTTGGTCCCGTCGATTGGCTGGGCTCGCAGGCCGGCGCCTTTGCCGCAATCTCGATCATGGATATCTGGCAGTGGACGCCGTTTTGCGCGCTGATCTTTCTGGCCGGCCTGTCCATGGTGCCGGGCGAGATCGAGGAAGCGGCGCGGCTGGAAACCTCGTCGAAATGGGCCCTGCTGAAGCATGTGCAACTGCCCTACCTGCTGCCCGGCCTGACGGCTCTGCTCATTTTGCGCTCCGCCGACGTGCTGAAGCTGTTCGACATGGTCTTCGTCATGACACGGGGTGGGCCGGGCTCTGCCACCGACCTCGTCTCGGTCTACATCCAGCGCGTCGGCTTCCGCGTCTTCGACCTCGGCACGGCATCGGCGCAGGCCATTCTGCTGCTCATCATCACCATCGTTCTCAGCCGCCTCTATATCCGTGTCCTCTATAAGGAAGTGCAATGA
- a CDS encoding inositol monophosphatase, with the protein MGEQQPLPADIEARGHVAARIAKSAGVRAKAFLKDRSSLTPSQKSSSQDLVSAVDRATEAHLRRMIRKHFPQDGIVGEEAGRSEGTTEFVWVIDPIDGTMAYLVGQPNWTVSIAVLHRDQPVIGVVHAPILRELYVAMKGKGATLNGLPLAINESWSIRSTTIGYGGTERADPREVGAFVTRLYEEGGVLFRVGSGALMLAYVAANRLAGYYDPTLFCWDCLAGMVLIREAGGKAEFAGDLASPGPIWAGNAQVFSDLKRLSGGMEA; encoded by the coding sequence ATGGGCGAGCAGCAACCGCTTCCTGCTGACATAGAGGCACGCGGACATGTGGCGGCGCGGATCGCGAAAAGCGCTGGTGTCAGGGCAAAAGCTTTCCTGAAGGACAGGAGCAGCCTGACACCCTCCCAGAAGTCGTCGTCGCAAGACCTCGTCAGCGCGGTTGACCGAGCGACGGAGGCACATTTGCGGCGGATGATCCGCAAGCATTTTCCGCAGGACGGGATTGTGGGTGAGGAGGCTGGACGAAGCGAGGGAACGACCGAGTTCGTCTGGGTGATCGACCCGATTGACGGGACGATGGCCTATCTCGTCGGCCAGCCGAACTGGACCGTCTCGATCGCCGTGCTCCACCGGGATCAGCCCGTCATCGGCGTTGTTCATGCGCCCATCCTGCGCGAACTGTATGTTGCAATGAAAGGAAAGGGGGCCACGCTCAACGGCCTGCCGCTTGCGATCAACGAGAGCTGGTCCATACGGTCGACGACGATCGGTTATGGCGGAACCGAAAGGGCCGATCCGCGCGAGGTCGGCGCCTTCGTGACGCGGCTTTATGAGGAAGGCGGGGTGCTGTTCCGGGTCGGTTCCGGCGCGCTCATGCTTGCCTATGTGGCCGCCAACCGGCTGGCCGGTTATTACGATCCGACGCTTTTCTGCTGGGACTGCCTGGCGGGGATGGTGCTCATTCGCGAAGCGGGCGGAAAGGCGGAATTTGCCGGGGACCTGGCCTCGCCCGGACCGATCTGGGCCGGCAATGCGCAGGTCTTCAGCGACCTGAAACGCCTCAGCGGCGGAATGGAGGCCTGA
- a CDS encoding ABC transporter ATP-binding protein, producing MTPKISFQNVSKTFTIAGQSSFQALQGLNLDIEDGEFITVVGPSGCGKSTAMNIAAGLTAPTAGQVLVDQVPVSGPGPERGVIFQQYALFPWLTVRQNVEFGLQVAGHPRAERRRIADHFIRLVGLSDFSDSLPKTLSGGMKQRCAIARAYAVNPKILLMDEPFGALDALTRVQLQDQLLATWSQERRTVMFITHDVDEAVYLASRVIVMAARPGRLHKIVPVDLPYPRTEEMRLSTEFSALRNEVWRSVYHPVAA from the coding sequence ATGACGCCCAAGATTTCATTCCAGAACGTATCGAAGACCTTCACCATCGCCGGACAGTCGTCATTCCAGGCCCTGCAGGGATTGAACCTCGACATCGAGGATGGCGAGTTCATCACGGTTGTCGGACCGTCCGGTTGCGGCAAATCGACGGCCATGAACATCGCGGCCGGATTGACGGCGCCCACTGCCGGGCAGGTGCTGGTCGACCAGGTGCCGGTCTCCGGGCCTGGCCCCGAACGCGGCGTGATTTTCCAGCAGTATGCGCTGTTTCCCTGGCTGACGGTGCGCCAGAATGTCGAATTCGGGCTGCAGGTGGCCGGGCACCCCCGCGCCGAGCGCCGCAGGATCGCGGATCATTTCATCCGCCTCGTCGGCTTGAGCGATTTCTCCGATTCGCTGCCGAAGACGCTGTCGGGCGGGATGAAGCAGCGATGCGCCATTGCCCGCGCCTATGCCGTCAACCCGAAAATCCTGCTGATGGACGAGCCTTTCGGCGCGCTCGACGCGCTGACCCGCGTCCAGTTGCAGGATCAGCTTCTCGCCACATGGAGCCAGGAGCGCCGCACGGTCATGTTCATCACCCATGATGTCGACGAAGCGGTCTATCTGGCGAGCCGGGTCATCGTGATGGCTGCCCGACCGGGAAGGCTGCACAAGATCGTTCCCGTCGATCTGCCTTATCCGCGGACGGAGGAGATGCGTCTATCCACGGAATTTTCGGCTTTGCGCAACGAGGTCTGGCGATCGGTCTATCACCCGGTCGCGGCCTGA
- a CDS encoding ABC transporter permease: protein MPQKSLLSRPLGMFALNIAAVVLGILLWALVTSQGVVGLPTPLAVAKQAVIQAESGLLWTDALSSLARVFTGFALGIMVAIPVGFLMGWYWLARGLIEPYVQFFRTIPPLAIIPLAIVTMGIDETPKIFVIFLASFLTSVVATFQGVVNVDKTLINAARVLGANDFTIFRRVIVPASLPYIMVGVRVGLGSSWATVVAAELIAAQSGLGFRMQQAQLYYDLPTIFVSLIAIGVLGLAMDRIVQALDAVLTAWQEKL from the coding sequence ATGCCGCAGAAATCGCTGCTGTCGCGCCCTCTCGGCATGTTCGCCCTCAATATTGCCGCGGTCGTGCTCGGCATCCTTCTCTGGGCCCTGGTCACCTCCCAAGGCGTCGTCGGGCTGCCGACGCCGCTTGCCGTTGCGAAGCAGGCCGTCATCCAGGCCGAAAGTGGCCTGTTATGGACGGATGCGCTGTCCAGCCTGGCGCGTGTCTTCACTGGCTTCGCGCTCGGCATCATGGTGGCAATCCCGGTCGGTTTCCTGATGGGCTGGTATTGGCTGGCGCGCGGGCTCATCGAGCCCTATGTCCAGTTCTTCCGCACCATTCCACCGCTGGCCATTATCCCGCTGGCCATCGTGACGATGGGGATCGACGAAACGCCGAAGATCTTCGTCATCTTCCTCGCCTCTTTTCTCACCAGCGTCGTCGCAACCTTCCAGGGCGTGGTCAATGTCGACAAGACGCTCATCAATGCGGCGCGCGTATTGGGCGCCAATGATTTCACCATTTTCCGCCGGGTCATCGTGCCGGCATCGCTGCCCTATATCATGGTCGGCGTGCGGGTGGGGCTCGGTTCGTCCTGGGCCACCGTCGTCGCCGCGGAGCTTATCGCCGCCCAGTCCGGCCTTGGCTTCCGCATGCAGCAGGCGCAACTCTACTACGATCTTCCCACCATCTTCGTCAGCCTCATCGCAATCGGCGTTCTCGGTCTTGCCATGGATCGTATCGTTCAGGCCCTCGATGCCGTGCTGACCGCCTGGCAGGAAAAGCTATGA
- a CDS encoding sulfatase has protein sequence MAERPNIILIITDQQRYDSIAALGFPYAVTPNIDALVEKGVALANCHITAPSCVPSRASLFTGYYPHTTGVLANGQAWQRTWVEQLRDAGYRCVNVGKMHTIPYNSDSGFHERYVVENKDRYMEGRWYFDEWDKALAANGLVKQQREQYRQRADYRERLGCFDWELPEALHSDAFVGNMAKWWVDTYPPTEPLFLQVGFPGPHPPFDPPARYSQPYLERNDLPLPRPTQEELDGLHQELKDKRQHDVEVDHDSVVWDLAPTEDQMHRLWSHYLGNVTLIDEKVGELLASLQARGYLEDAIVIFTSDHGECLGEHGLIQKWSMYDVVTRVPTVIWSTAGRFEGGRVIEGLCQLFDLGPTILEYAGIEPPKSFEARSLKPALEGRDWTPRPHVFCEQIGDVAMAGGVEFMTGVRSDRYKLVHFKGSSDGQFFDLEKDPGEVRNLWNDPAYADQKRELLDVMRDWLIESNFRTRDVMAGAR, from the coding sequence ATGGCTGAGAGGCCGAACATCATCTTGATCATCACGGATCAGCAGCGCTACGATTCCATCGCCGCTCTCGGCTTTCCCTATGCAGTGACCCCGAATATCGATGCGCTTGTCGAGAAGGGCGTGGCGCTGGCTAATTGCCATATCACCGCGCCGAGCTGCGTACCCTCACGCGCCAGCCTGTTCACCGGCTATTACCCTCATACGACGGGTGTCCTTGCCAATGGCCAGGCCTGGCAGCGAACTTGGGTCGAGCAATTGCGGGATGCAGGGTATCGCTGCGTCAATGTCGGCAAGATGCACACCATTCCCTATAATTCGGATTCCGGCTTTCACGAGCGGTATGTGGTGGAAAACAAAGACCGCTACATGGAAGGGCGCTGGTATTTCGACGAATGGGACAAGGCGCTTGCCGCCAATGGCCTGGTCAAGCAGCAGCGCGAGCAATACCGCCAGCGCGCGGATTATCGCGAGCGCCTGGGCTGTTTCGACTGGGAGCTTCCCGAGGCGCTGCATTCTGATGCCTTTGTCGGCAACATGGCCAAATGGTGGGTCGATACCTATCCGCCGACAGAGCCCTTGTTCCTGCAGGTCGGCTTTCCCGGGCCGCATCCTCCCTTCGATCCCCCGGCGCGCTACTCGCAACCCTATCTCGAGCGCAACGATCTGCCGCTGCCAAGGCCGACGCAGGAGGAGCTGGATGGCCTGCACCAGGAGCTGAAGGACAAGCGGCAGCATGATGTCGAGGTCGACCACGATTCTGTCGTCTGGGATCTCGCGCCCACGGAAGACCAGATGCACCGGCTTTGGTCGCATTATTTGGGCAATGTAACGTTGATCGATGAGAAGGTCGGCGAGCTTCTGGCCTCGCTCCAGGCCCGCGGCTATCTGGAGGATGCGATTGTCATCTTCACCTCCGATCATGGGGAATGCCTCGGCGAACACGGCCTCATCCAGAAATGGTCCATGTATGACGTCGTGACCCGCGTTCCGACGGTGATCTGGTCCACCGCGGGCCGGTTCGAAGGCGGGCGGGTGATCGAGGGCCTGTGCCAGCTCTTCGATCTGGGCCCGACCATTCTTGAATATGCGGGGATCGAGCCGCCGAAGAGCTTTGAGGCGCGAAGCCTGAAACCGGCGCTGGAGGGGCGGGACTGGACACCGCGACCGCATGTTTTCTGCGAACAGATCGGCGATGTCGCAATGGCCGGCGGCGTCGAATTCATGACCGGGGTGCGCAGCGACCGCTACAAGCTCGTCCATTTCAAGGGGTCGTCCGACGGGCAGTTTTTCGATCTGGAGAAAGATCCGGGGGAGGTTCGAAACCTGTGGAACGATCCGGCCTATGCCGACCAGAAGCGCGAGTTGCTTGACGTGATGCGCGACTGGCTGATCGAATCCAATTTCCGCACGCGTGACGTGATGGCAGGTGCAAGATGA
- a CDS encoding sugar ABC transporter substrate-binding protein, protein MKRLWTVCASVLALAAATASLPVAAQADWLEDAAKPLKGTEISGIFLDRPGYRAIIKLLPEFEKKTGIKVNYEIVPYENTREKEVLNFTSQGDLTMALVDLVWIGEFAENGWIEPIETFTKDASITDPNLKLDGFFPLLLNAFGSWGGKTYGLPFDNYSGLLFYNSCKLKEAGFDKPPATWDEVMNVYGPKLTDASKNQYAFALQSLRGETQSADSFMRFLWPFGGSLLDAQFKSNLMSKESQAGLNFRQALMKYMPPGIVSFDHAEAVNALAQGQVAMITEWSAFYGTLVDPATSKIGDCLAVAPEPAGPAGRLPALGGFSLAVASQASEEQKKATWLFIQWATSEDIAKAYVEAGGVSGRMSIYKDPAIQAKYKFVEPMVASWQKGVPEFRPRFPAWPAISEVVAEWGSKMMLGEVSVEAGAKEIGTRMEDILKQEGYYDGKKKLLQ, encoded by the coding sequence ATGAAACGTCTGTGGACTGTATGCGCAAGCGTTCTGGCTCTCGCCGCCGCGACGGCAAGCCTGCCGGTGGCAGCGCAGGCCGACTGGCTGGAGGATGCTGCCAAGCCCTTGAAGGGAACAGAGATCAGCGGCATTTTCCTGGACCGGCCGGGCTACCGCGCGATCATCAAGCTGCTGCCGGAGTTCGAAAAGAAAACCGGCATCAAGGTCAATTACGAGATCGTCCCTTACGAGAATACGCGTGAGAAGGAGGTCCTCAATTTCACCTCGCAGGGCGACCTGACCATGGCCCTGGTCGATCTGGTCTGGATCGGCGAATTCGCTGAGAACGGTTGGATCGAGCCGATCGAGACCTTTACCAAGGATGCCTCGATCACCGATCCGAACCTGAAGCTGGACGGTTTCTTCCCGCTTCTTCTCAATGCGTTCGGCTCCTGGGGCGGCAAGACCTACGGCCTGCCCTTCGACAATTATTCCGGTTTGCTGTTTTACAATTCGTGCAAGCTCAAGGAGGCAGGTTTCGACAAGCCCCCGGCGACCTGGGACGAGGTGATGAATGTCTATGGGCCCAAGCTGACGGACGCCTCCAAGAACCAGTATGCTTTCGCCCTGCAGTCGCTGCGCGGCGAGACGCAGTCCGCCGACAGCTTCATGCGGTTCCTGTGGCCATTCGGCGGCTCGCTGCTGGACGCGCAGTTCAAGTCCAATCTGATGAGCAAGGAAAGCCAGGCCGGGCTGAATTTCCGCCAGGCGCTGATGAAATACATGCCGCCCGGCATTGTCAGTTTCGACCATGCCGAAGCGGTCAATGCGCTGGCACAGGGTCAGGTCGCGATGATCACCGAATGGTCCGCATTCTACGGCACATTGGTGGATCCGGCGACGTCGAAGATCGGCGATTGCCTGGCAGTTGCGCCGGAGCCGGCCGGGCCGGCGGGTCGTCTGCCGGCACTCGGCGGCTTCTCGCTCGCTGTGGCCTCGCAGGCGTCCGAAGAGCAGAAGAAGGCAACCTGGCTCTTCATCCAATGGGCCACCTCCGAAGATATCGCAAAGGCCTATGTGGAAGCAGGCGGCGTTTCCGGCCGCATGTCCATCTACAAGGATCCGGCGATCCAGGCGAAGTACAAGTTCGTCGAACCCATGGTCGCCTCCTGGCAGAAGGGCGTCCCGGAATTCCGTCCGCGCTTCCCTGCCTGGCCGGCCATTTCGGAAGTGGTCGCCGAATGGGGCTCAAAGATGATGCTGGGCGAAGTCTCCGTCGAGGCGGGCGCCAAGGAGATCGGCACGCGCATGGAGGATATCCTGAAGCAGGAAGGCTATTACGACGGCAAGAAGAAGCTTCTCCAATAG